The Vigna radiata var. radiata cultivar VC1973A unplaced genomic scaffold, Vradiata_ver6 scaffold_335, whole genome shotgun sequence region tgatgatgagtACAATCGAATGATATAGGTGTATTTGATCAAAACGAAGAGTGAAGCCTTAGAGAAGTTTGAGAAATTTAAAACGTGTGTAGAAAAAGAGAGTGGGAAGGTATTGAAAATCCTCAGAACCGATGGTGGAGGAGAACACACCTCACACGCTTTTGAAGATTTCTGTCAAAGCAAAGGAATAAAACATGAGATCTCTGCACCATATACGCCTCAACATAATGGGTTGGTGGAGAGAAGAAATTGCACCATCATGAATATGGCCAGGTGTCTCCTCAAAGGGAAGAATTTGCCACAGAGCTTTTGGGCTGAGGTTGTCTCGACAATTGTTTATCTTCACAACAAGTGTCCTACCAAACATATTGAAGGTAAAGTGTCGTTAGAAATCTGGACTGGAGCAAAGCCATTTGTAAGGCATTTAAAAGTATTTGGTTCGCTAGCAGTCACACATGTTGCAGATCAGAAGCGGACCAAATTGGAAGATAAAGGTGAGCCAATAGTGTTTGTGGGGTATCATGTTACTGGGCATACAAATTATATGATCTGATGAAAAAGAAGATGATCATAAGTAGAGATGTGATCGTATTAAAGAAGGAAATCTAGGATTGGAATCATACACATACAAACTTGAAGAAGACACTAGTGCATGGAGTTATTGATGATTCTGCACAAGAAAGAGCTGAAACTATCTCTGACAGTAACGTTAAGTCGAAGGATGCATACATTGAGTCGAGGGATGCATCTCAAAGACCTAGGAGACAAATGGTGAAGCCATCCAGATCTTCTGATTATGAGGTGTATTCAAATGCAAAGATTGATGAAGAAGGGAGCCTAAATCATATAGCTCTGATGGCTGGAGCAGAACTGGTGGATGTGAATGAAGCCTTGAAGCAATCAGTTTGGAGGAATGCAATGATGGAGGACCTCGGGTCAATTGAGAGAAACAACACGTGGAGGTCGGTAGATCTTCCACCTAGAAAGCAGTGCATTGGAGTTAAGTGGGTTTTCAAGAGGAAGTTGAATCCAGATGGCACCGTTCTGAAGTATAAAGCAAGGCTCGTTGCCAAAGGCTTTCTGCAAAGAAAAGGAGTTGATTTTACTGAGGTTTTTGCACCTGTGGCAAGGTTATCAACTATACGTTTGGTTGTTGCAGTTTCATGTGCTAGAAAATGGCTGATGTTTCAGTTGAATGTTAAATCTGTGTTTCTGCACGGAACATTGAAGGAAGAAGTCTACGTTCAAAAGCCTCCTGGATTCAGAGAAAGAGATAATGAGGATAAGGTATATAAGTTGCAGAAAGCCCTCTATGGATTGAGACAAGCACCCAGAGCATGGAACAAGAAAATTAACTCTACTCAATCACGGTTTTGAAAAGTGTGCAATAGAACATGGAGTTTATGTGAAAAATAGTTCAGATGGAAACCTTATGATCATTTGTCTATATGTAGATGATCTCTTGGTGACTAGATCAAGTTAGAAAGATACAGAAGAGTTCAAAGAATTGATGAAAACTGAGTTTGAAATGACATATCTAGGAAAGCTCAGTTATTTCTTAGGTATGGAATTTACCTATACTGCTACTGGATTAATTATGCAATTTCAAAAGCATGTGAAAGAGTTGCTTGAAAGATTCAATATGGATCAATGATATGTTGTCAAAAGTCCATTGGAAGTAAATGTTAAACTGAGAATATATTATGCAAAAGAGGTGGTGAACGAAACAATGTACAAACAATGGTTGGGTCATTGCGTTTCTTGTGCAATAGCAGACCAGAGCTGATGTTTTATGTTGGATTGATAAGCAGATTCATGAACCAACCCAAGAGTCACGTGCTTGCTGCCAAACGCATAATGAGATACATCAAAGGCACACCAGATATTGGAATCCTATTTCCCTATGGAATAAAGATACTTCTGGATACATTTTCTTTGTGAATGAGGTACCTATCTTGTGGTGCTCTAAGAAGCAAACCATAGTGGCGTTATAGAGTTGCGAGGCTTAGTATATAGCAGGATGTTATGCGGCTTGTCAAGGTATTTGGCTCAAAGAATTGTTGGCAGAATTGAAGGTTGTAAGGGAGAGTATTGTGAAGCTAAGGTTGGATAATACTTATGCTATCAACTTGGCAAGGAATCCTGTAAGTCATAGGAGAAGTAAACACATAGAAGTGAAATATCACTTCTTGAGAGACACGGTCAATAGAGGAAGAATTGAACTCTCCTCCTTTAAAACTATAGAGCAATGGGCAGATTTGtttacaaaagctttaacatgtgatagatttgaatttttgagaaaagaaattgGTGTTGTCTAACTTATTTAGCTTGAATTAAGGGAGAGTGTTGGTGTATATAATTCAAGCCTTGTTCtgttaaatgtttttttctgttattataGTTACTGTGTTATCTGTTACTGTGTGCTCTTGTATATAAATCAAACATCTCTATGACAGTAATACATTCCATTTTCTCGTATTCTTtcctttgtttttgttcttgtgAGACACTTTTTCTCTGTTATTCTTTGTTCTATTAGGATATACAGATGAATTTGATTCTCGTATTTAAGGATTTTCAAGCAAGGGAAAATGTTGCAAGAGAAGCTCGGGATACCATCTCGTCACTTTAAAAAGGATTTGTGGatgataaaagatattttacaatatttttccTATATGATGGTCATTTATggatgaagataaaaaaaaagatggaaaGGGATTGGAATCCATTCTAGAAGGACAGAGAATCGATTCTAATGATAAATTGTTTAGAGATTAGGAAATATGGAACTGGTTCAAGAAAAATAGGAAACAAATTTCAATGAGAgaatgctttatttttttttttagtttttttattaatagtaatattattattatttataattaataataataattattattaataaataataatatattaatttttactataaagACAAAATagtaatcttattttttttatttattaaaactttcttttaatatattataagttacaatatttacaaactttatctttaaattcattcactttcacttttaaatatcttttaaaaaaatagaaactctACTTTTAAATCTATCACTAATTCAAAAACATTGATTAATCTCATCCCTTAGACGTTGATTAGGGGTAAgctcgacgtatattgatgacctatggcatttttgtaaataagttggccatatagacgtcagttaggaagTGCCCCGACGTCTATTGTATTTTAGATGTCGGGGGTCTCCCAACTGacatctatatgtctgacaggtgggtgaaaagtcatttctttcaggCATATAGATGTtagttaggaggggccccgacATCTATATGGCAAAAATTAAAGGTTATTCACCTAccgtcagacatatagacgtcagttaagacGGCCCTGTCGTCTATATGTCTGCCAGGTTagtgaatagtcactcttttctGCCTTGTAGACGTTGGATCTCACCAAACTAACGTTTATATGGCGAACATTAATggttattcacctacctgtcagacatatagacgtcggttaggagatacccgacgtctatatgtctgccaggcaagtgaaaagtcatttctttccgtcatatagacgtcggatgccTCCATACTAACGTCTATAATTGTATATAGAAGTCAGTGGCCTTAGTAGTCGACGTCTATAAGCCccgcgaatattaatttttaaatcaaaaagaCGTCGGATTAATGAGGTCACCGATGTCTTTcccattatagacgtcgggctcgTGTGCAACCGACGTCTGATTTCTTGTTAAAACAGTGATTGTGAACCAGCAATTTCGCgcacttcatcatcttccttgACTTTTCTCTCCGTTCCATTGAATTTACAAGTGCGTTTAATCTCTTTTGATATggttaaacttgcttttaatccgattaaagtaatctttgatgtattatcttttatttgaaccgattaaaatgtgttttcgttgtgttttggtgcagtttttttcttgtgtctttgggtagcgtagtgcaccttctccctttgctagtttcctcctaAGAAAAACTTACGTTTTTTGGATCTCTCATGGCATTCCAACCCGAAGACGAACCTGAGTCATTGCATAGAGCCATTCCCActgccaatgaaaaagaaaacggtgAGAATATGGTGTTCTTAGGAGTGACTCAGGTGCTACTAccctacccaaagacacgagaaaaaccgcatcaaaacacaatacttcatagacgtcggttaatgtaatgACTAACATCTATAATGCCCATAGACGTCGGGTAATGCAATGTGTGACGGCTTTATAGACGTCAGACGTGTCACTGAACCTACGTCTAGgatgcccttagacgtcggttagtgtaaTGTTTatgtctttatagacgttgAGTTTTGGCCtaaaccgatgtctatagtgACGTCACACCTGCAGAAATCCGACGTCCTATTAATGTCACCGGTAAAAACGTCAGTTAGTAAAAtaacgttaaaagcccaaaataactgacaTCTAACATCTAAATTCCATTATGCACTAATATATCCATATTCATTCTCAAATCTATCTTCACAAATAAATATACCTtaaaaagacttaaaataattcttataaaGCTTGATATTTGTCTCTTTCTTTGCCTgcatagttttttaaatttattaaagtataCAGGAGAGTGAAATATAACCaaaaaaatcaatgtaaaatagatatataattaataaattttataaatcattataGAAAGTTTCTGCAATAATGTCACAAACAAACCATTCTTTCCTCAGCTAATAAATGTCATGCAAGTCTTGTTTAAAAGCCATAAACTAAATTTCTTTTAccaagaatttaaaaaaaaataatacttttatacaccaaaaatcaattattttctgTGAACATATGTTTTCACATACTGAAAATGAATCTCTAACTACACCTTTTCAAGGACAAAAGTTTCTATCAACCACCATATCAACTAAAACatccattaaaaaataatagttttccAAAGTTGTGacataatcataaaaaatattaaatcggCACAGATTTAGACATGAATATTCTTAGTATTTTCAACTATTAATGTCATGAATCATTCTACTATTGACcagtttatttttatgtttggttTCTGTTTCCGGAAGCAGGTAAcactattataaatataataaattatattgattacATATGATTTACTTAGATTGAGATGCATACAAAATTGTGTGTATATAAAAAGGAGGCATATCCTATTTTTGCTTCAAATTCTACAATGTTGTCCAGTTGGATTTGGATTGCATGAATGAAGCCTCTCAtgacaccaccaccaccaccacgtGCCTATCATTTGCTTCCACCTACAGACACGTCCCTACTGTCTCAAAttccaatatttttatttttttattatattctattctatatatttatttattttccaacATCACCATCGTCTCTCTCAAACAGAAGCAACTACATATGTGCCAACAGCACAGTTGTAGTGAAAACTGAAGCCCGAAAAAAGCTTTTTTACACTCACTCTTGCTAACTATGGCTGGTACCCAATTCTTCAATCTTTCAAGATCTTCCTTGGCCAAGCCCTCTAGGCCTCTTCTCTACAACCCCATTAAGGTATTTTGTTTATCcttcctttctcttctctctatACGACGGTGCTTCGTTTCAAAAGATTGTTAATCTGTGTGTGGTAAGAACGAACTCTGTGATTATTTCTGTTTCTTGTTACTCAATTTTGGTTTGTGATCTGGTGGGTGTGTGGGAGGGCAGAGTAAATGTGCAAactttttattctgttttgttcAATTGCATGATTCTTTTGTTAAGACCGAGAAGTGGATCAAGTTTTCAAAAAGCATGAGAAATCAAGAAAGGTTTAATTTTTGGATTATTGGATGTGAAAATGAGATCTCTACTGAAATGGGTTTGTTAGAAAGTAATTGAGCATGCAAAGTGTTTATCTGGGTATCATAAATTGGTGACATTTGAATGAATACTGTGATTGATTTTGATGCACttgttgaatgaaaatatgaacatgcatgTCAGAATTATGGGCAAGGAAGCAAGGGGAGGGGTTTGATGGAAGAGAGGGCACCTTCCACAGCTGAAGAATTTGAGAGGGTGGCAGAGGAGAAGAAGGTCAAGGAAGCCCAAAAGGGGGTGCCAAGTCAGACCTTTGGCAAGGCCGTCGATGGTGCTGAAGAAGCTGTAATAGGTAAACAAAAGGTTGAATCAGTTAAAAATAGGTACAAAGGGGGTGAATAGGAACCTTCAAACTGTGTTTAGCTGTTGTATATGCAGCCAGAGAATAAGTGAATGCTGTCTTGTATTCCAAAAAAAGATTGTTTAATTGTCAGTGTTTTTACAGACATTTGAAACCCTTTACCCTTTAGCCTTTTGTTTAGTAAATTATTCATGTCTGTTCATTGGATCTTGAAAAGAGTTCTATTCTATCATTATAATATTCTGTTAACTCATGAGTTTGCAGCTAATTTGATTGAAATTCTGAGTTTGTGGGTCAAGTTAAGTTCTTTACTTTGTGTGAATGATTGAAACTTCACAAAGCATAGGCTTTACAGATATACAATTTGGTGTGGTATGATGGTCATATAAccagttttcttttcttttaccttgAGAGTAGcatcttaaattattatattagtcTCTGACTCTCTCAATCTGAAGTACCTTGAAAGATCACACGAGCTTCTGACTTACAAATAACTGAGTCATaggcattttttttattatggttGCTGTGAAAACAAAAGGACATTCTAAGGCAAAGGTTTGGAACTTTGTTCTATGGATGATGATTGCTCTAGTTGTTTGTGTGTGGTGTTTAGTGCATCATTGGTGAATATGTTGTACTGGTGGTGGGACATTGATGTTCAACTAAAGCAACCAACCAAGCACATCACCGGAAATTGCGCATGTCATTCAatgttatttttcctttttttttacattttttctgGTGATAAAACTGAAAAGGGTGAGAATTTGGGGCCATTGAAGAACCCCTCTTTTAGTAGGATCTGTTTGGGGTAGCT contains the following coding sequences:
- the LOC106778415 gene encoding uncharacterized protein LOC106778415 isoform X1, giving the protein MAGTQFFNLSRSSLAKPSRPLLYNPIKACQNYGQGSKGRGLMEERAPSTAEEFERVAEEKKVKEAQKGVPSQTFGKAVDGAEEAVIGKQKVESVKNRYKGGE
- the LOC106778415 gene encoding uncharacterized protein LOC106778415 isoform X2, translating into MAGTQFFNLSRSSLAKPSRPLLYNPIKNYGQGSKGRGLMEERAPSTAEEFERVAEEKKVKEAQKGVPSQTFGKAVDGAEEAVIGKQKVESVKNRYKGGE